One window from the genome of Oryza glaberrima chromosome 3, OglaRS2, whole genome shotgun sequence encodes:
- the LOC127765680 gene encoding expansin-B1, which yields MASSSLLLACVVVTAMVSAVSCGPPKVPPGPNITTSYGDKWLEAKATWYGAPKGAGPKDNGGACGYKDVDKAPFLGMNSCGNDPIFKDGKGCGSCFEIKCSKPEACSDKPALIHVTDMNDEPIAAYHFDLSGLAFGAMAKDGKDEELRKAGIIDTQFRRVKCKYPADTKITFHIEKASNPNYLALLVKYVAGDGDVVEVEIKEKGSEEWKALKESWGAIWRIDTPKPLKGPFSVRVTTEGGEKIIAEDAIPDGWKADSVYKSNVQAK from the coding sequence ATGGCATCCTCCTCCCTTCTACTCGCCTGTGTTGTGGTGACGGCCATGGTGTCCGCCGTCTCCTGCGGGCCACCCAAGGTGCCACCGGGCCCCAACATCACGACAAGCTACGGTGACAAGTGGCTGGAAGCCAAGGCCACCTGGTACGGTGCGCCCAAGGGTGCTGGCCCCaaggacaacggcggcgcctGCGGGTATAAGGATGTCGACAAGGCTCCCTTCCTCGGCATGAACTCCTGCGGCAACGACCCCATCTTCAAGGACGGCAAGGGTTGCGGCTCATGCTTCGAGATCAAGTGCTCCAAGCCGGAGGCCTGCTCCGACAAGCCCGCCCTTATCCACGTCACCGACATGAACGACGAGCCCATCGCTGCCTACCACTTCGACCTCTCCGGCCTTGCCTTCGGCGCCATGGCTAAGGATGGCAAGGACGAGGAGCTCCGTAAGGCCGGCATCATCGACACGCAGTTCCGCCGCGTCAAGTGCAAGTACCCTGCCGACACCAAGATCACCTTCCACATCGAGAAGGCCTCCAACCCCAACTACCTTGCGCTGCTAGTCAAGTACGTCGCTGGTGATGGTGATGTCGTGGAGGTGGAAATCAAGGAGAAGGGCTCCGAGGAGTGGAAGGCGCTCAAGGAGTCATGGGGTGCCATTTGGAGGATAGACACCCCCAAGCCGCTCAAGGGCCCCTTCTCCGTCCGCGTCACCACCGAGGGTGGCGAGAAGATCATCGCCGAGGACGCCATCCCTGATGGCTGGAAGGCCGACAGCGTGTACAAGTCCAACGTCCAGGCCAAGTGA
- the LOC127765819 gene encoding expansin-B10, whose amino-acid sequence MASSCLLLACVVAAVMVSAVSCGPPKVPPGPNITAAYGKQWLEARGTWYGKPKGAGPNDNGGACGYKDVDKAPFLGMNSCGNDPIFKDGKGCGSCFEVKCSKPEACSDKPVIIHITDMNTEPIAAYHFDLSGHAFGAMAKEGKDEELRKAGIIDMQFRRVRCKYPGETKVTFHVEKGSNPNYFAVLVKYVGGDGDVVKVELKEKGSEEWKPLNESWGAIWRIDTPKPLKGPFSLRVTTESDQKLVANDVIPDNWKADALYKSEIQVD is encoded by the coding sequence ATGGCATCCTCTTGTCTCCTTCTGGCCTGTGTCGTGGCAGCGGTCATGGTGTCTGCAGTGTCATGTGGGCCGCCCAAGGTGCCGCCTGGCCCCAACATCACTGCGGCCTACGGCAAACAGTGGCTGGAAGCTAGGGGTACCTGGTACGGCAAGCCAAAGGGTGCCGGCCCcaacgacaacggcggcgcttGTGGGTACAAGGACGTTGACAAGGCTCCCTTCCTCGGCATGAACTCATGTGGCAATGACCCTATCTTCAAGGATGGCAAGGGCTGCGGCTCCTGCTTTGAGGTCAAGTGTTCCAAGCCAGAGGCCTGCTCCGACAAGCCCGTCATCATCCACATCACCGACATGAACACCGAGCCTATCGCCGCCTACCACTTCGACCTCTCCGGCCATGCTTTCGGTGCCATGGCTAAGGAAGGCAAGGATGAGGAACTCCGCAAGGCGGGAATTATCGATATGCAATTTCGTCGCGTCCGCTGCAAGTACCCTGGTGAGACTAAGGTCACCTTCCACGTTGAGAAGGGCTCCAACCCCAACTACTTTGCGGTGCTTGTCAAGTACGTCGGTGGTGACGGTGACGTCGTGAAGGTGGAACTTAAGGAGAAAGGCTCTGAGGAGTGGAAGCCACTCAACGAGTCATGGGGTGCTATCTGGAGGATAGACACTCCCAAGCCACTCAAGGGCCCCTTCTCCCTCCGTGTCACCACCGAGTCTGACCAGAAGCTTGTCGCCAACGACGTCATCCCCGATAATTGGAAGGCCGACGCTCTCTACAAATCAGAGATCCAAGTCGACTAA
- the LOC127767852 gene encoding expansin-B1-like, producing the protein MASSSLLLASVVVAAMVSAVSCGPPKVPPGPNITASYCDKWLEARATWYGAAKGAGRKDNGGACGYKDVDKAPFLGMNSCGNDPIFKDGKGCGSCFEIKCSKPEACSDKPVLIHVTDMNDEPIAAYHFDLSGLAFGAMAKDGKDEKLRKADIIDTQFHCVKCKYPADTKITFHIEKASNPNYLALLVKYVSGDGDVVEVDEVEIKEKGSEEWKALKESWGAIWRIDTPKPLKGPFSVRVTTEGGEKIIAEDAIPDGWKADSVYKSNVQAK; encoded by the exons ATGGCATCCTCCTCCCTCCTACTCGCCTCTGTCGTGGTGGCGGCCATGGTGTCCGCTGTCTCCTGCGGGCCACCCAAGGTGCCACCGGGCCCCAACATCACGGCAAGCTACTGCGACAAGTGGCTAGAAGCCAGGGCCACCTGGTACGGTGCGGCCAAGGGTGCCGGCCGCaaggacaacggcggcgcctGTGGGTACAAGGATGTCGACAAGGCTCCCTTCCTCGGCATGAACTCCTGCGGCAATGACCCCATCTTCAAGGACGGCAAGGGCTGCGGCTCATGCTTCGAGATCAAGTGCTCCAAGCCGGAGGCCTGCTCCGACAAGCCTGTCCTTATCCACGTCACCGACATGAACGACGAGCCCATCGCTGCCTACCACTTCGACCTCTCCGGCCTTGCCTTCGGCGCCATGGCTAAGGATGGCAAGGACGAGAAGCTCCGTAAGGCCGATATCATCGACACGCAGTTCCACTGCGTCAAGTGCAAGTACCCTGCCGACACCAAGATCACCTTCCACATCGAGAAGGCCTCCAACCCCAACTACCTTGCACTGCTAGTCAAGTACGTCTCTGGTGATGGTGATGTCGTGGAGGTGGATGAAG TGGAAATCAAGGAGAAGGGCTCCGAGGAGTGGAAGGCGCTCAAGGAGTCATGGGGTGCCATCTGGAGGATAGACACCCCCAAGCCGCTCAAGGGCCCCTTCTCCGTCCGCGTCACCACCGAGGGTGGCGAGAAGATCATCGCCGAGGACGCCATCCCTGATGGCTGGAAGGCCGACAGCGTGTACAAGTCCAACGTCCAGGCCAAGTGA